One segment of Buteo buteo chromosome 6, bButBut1.hap1.1, whole genome shotgun sequence DNA contains the following:
- the CNIH1 gene encoding protein cornichon homolog 1, producing the protein MAFTFAAFCYMLALLLTAALIFFAIWHIIAFDELKTDYKNPIDQCNTLNPLVLPEYLIHAFFCVMFLCAAEWLTLGLNMPLLAYHIWRYMSRPVMSGPGLYDPTTIMNADILAYCQKEGWCKLAFYLLSFFYYLYGMIYVLVSS; encoded by the exons atGGCCTTCACGTTCGCCGCCTTCTGTTACATGTTGGCGCTGCTGCTCACCGCCGCCCTCATCTTCTTCGCCATCTGGCAT attatAGCATTTGATGAGTTGAAGACCGATTACAAGAATCCCATAGACCAGTGTAATACACTCAATCCT cttgtACTTCCAGAGTACCTCATCCATGCATTCTTCTGTGTTatgtttctctgtgcagcagAGTGGCTTACACTGGGTCTCAATATGCCTTTGTTGGCTTATCATATTTGGAG GTACATGAGTAGACCTGTGATGAGTGGCCCTGGTCTGTATGATCCTACAACCATCATGAATGCAGATATTTTAGCCTATTGCCAGAAAGAGGGATGGTGCAAATTAGCATTCTACCTTCTATCATTTTTTTACTACCTATATGG catgATTTATGTTCTGGTGAGCTCTTAA